From a single Clostridium isatidis genomic region:
- the tnpC gene encoding IS66 family transposase, producing the protein MNHEILTNELDENTKLLIEKMEKELNSKDEEIRKLKNELNFLKAVITNKNRKIFGVSSEKADANQLSFFNEAEKYSDSKVEEPALEEITYKRATKNTYTGKKDNLANLERAVIEHKLEGADLNCKECGEQLVEIGVKSKKEIIKYIPAKLIVEEHVIYSYACKSCEKETSESNIISAEAPQTIFYNSMASNELIAHTLILKYQHAMPLYRQESYFDMMGATLSRQTLCNWTMSAAEALKPIYNHMKKELLSRNYIHADETTLRVINDNGKDSKSQKYMWLYMSDTNSKPVILYDYQSTRSSSCPKNFLGDFKGFLQTDGYSGYNSVTKATRVYCLAHIRRYFHNIIVDLDEEALKNSRAIIGFNYCKQIYKLEKELRESFSSKDDYYDIRFKIRAEKLAPIIDNFIDYVEREIKDALPRSPLGKALDYAKKHLPGLKNVLLDGSLEVDNNAAEKAIKPFVIGRKNFLFANTAKGATASGNIYSIVETAKANKLVVERYLVYLFDNLSKIDVSDSESLDNLMPWSNKIPENMKIKDRK; encoded by the coding sequence ATGAATCACGAAATTTTAACTAATGAACTTGATGAAAATACAAAATTATTAATTGAAAAAATGGAAAAAGAATTAAACTCAAAAGATGAGGAAATAAGAAAGCTTAAAAACGAATTAAATTTCTTAAAAGCTGTTATAACAAATAAAAATAGAAAGATATTTGGAGTATCTAGTGAAAAGGCAGATGCTAATCAACTATCTTTTTTTAACGAGGCCGAAAAATATAGTGATTCAAAGGTGGAAGAACCTGCTTTAGAGGAAATTACATATAAAAGAGCTACGAAAAATACATATACAGGAAAGAAAGATAATCTAGCAAACTTAGAAAGAGCTGTTATTGAACATAAATTAGAAGGTGCTGACCTTAACTGTAAAGAATGCGGAGAGCAATTAGTTGAAATAGGTGTAAAATCAAAAAAAGAGATAATTAAATATATTCCAGCTAAACTTATAGTTGAAGAACACGTGATTTACAGCTACGCTTGTAAATCCTGCGAAAAAGAAACCAGTGAAAGTAATATAATTTCAGCAGAAGCTCCACAAACTATTTTTTATAATAGTATGGCTTCTAATGAGTTAATTGCTCATACTCTTATACTTAAATATCAACATGCTATGCCTCTTTATAGACAAGAAAGCTATTTTGATATGATGGGTGCTACTCTTTCAAGACAAACTCTATGTAACTGGACTATGTCAGCAGCGGAAGCTTTAAAACCAATATATAACCACATGAAAAAAGAATTACTAAGCAGAAATTATATTCATGCCGATGAAACTACTCTAAGAGTAATTAATGATAATGGAAAAGATTCTAAATCTCAAAAATATATGTGGTTATATATGAGCGATACTAATTCAAAGCCGGTAATTTTATATGATTATCAAAGTACCAGATCCAGCTCTTGTCCTAAGAATTTCCTAGGAGATTTCAAAGGCTTTCTCCAAACGGATGGTTATAGTGGTTATAACTCCGTTACAAAGGCTACAAGGGTGTATTGCTTAGCTCACATAAGAAGATACTTCCATAATATAATTGTAGACTTAGATGAAGAAGCCCTAAAAAATTCTAGAGCAATAATAGGGTTTAATTATTGTAAGCAAATTTACAAACTTGAAAAAGAGCTTAGAGAATCCTTTTCAAGTAAGGACGATTATTATGATATTAGATTTAAAATAAGAGCTGAAAAATTAGCTCCAATTATAGATAACTTTATTGATTATGTTGAAAGAGAAATAAAAGATGCTCTTCCAAGAAGTCCGCTTGGTAAAGCACTTGATTATGCTAAAAAACATTTACCAGGATTAAAAAATGTACTACTAGATGGTTCTTTAGAAGTAGATAATAATGCAGCGGAAAAAGCTATTAAACCTTTCGTTATAGGTCGTAAAAATTTCCTTTTTGCAAACACTGCTAAAGGTGCAACTGCAAGTGGCAATATTTATAGCATTGTTGAAACTGCCAAGGCTAATAAATTAGTTGTAGAAAGGTATTTGGTTTATTTATTTGATAATCTATCAAAGATAGATGTATCCGATAGCGAAAGCTTAGATAATCTTATGCCTTGGTCTAATAAGATCCCTGAAAACATGAAAATTAAAGATAGGAAATAA
- a CDS encoding DEAD/DEAH box helicase, translated as MNTQDEIYFEQLSSHREGLADALDDPALSGVKNSVVEKYSDQAHFVYELLQNADDAEATAARFVLYKDKLVFAHNGARQFSISNPKTEREDAANGQLGDINGITSIANSSKNKAPNKIGKFGVGFKSVFQYTLTPHIYDPNIFFRIDRFIVPKKISEDFPGRKPYETLFVFPFDHSERNATEAYEDISEKLRTLDYPLLFLSCLKEISYEISDEVGLYGKSVAKKVQLNDTVAESVCLTQNDGDEIYDDNLWLFSRKDINGNVYSVGFFFDEKENLIAKQHAAFCFFPTKEVTGLNFILHAPFLLTDSREGIRAGVKHNKEMIELLSALAADSLIYLRDIGKESGHSIINDEIFKIIPYDGSKFSDVNDKRKISFLPFYTAIKDKMGSEELLPTVDGYTSTQNAYLVEYSQWANNCLTTNLFKNSQLARITGNKDAKWVFSSLSRAEVLRNEKQLAGYLDSITNDWLGQDKIISKIDSAFIEMQTIEWLHEFYKYISASKERIKLVQKKPIFLNQDRKAVAAFDENGQPVLFFPAEDVNGYETVNTLLLDNEDTVEFIRGLGIKEPSLRDEIYNIILPKYKAGGKIDTDPHFRKFFKYYKECPQSEIEDFIDLIKECEFVSYRSTEDATVYRGKASELYFPNELLCQWFKSKPDTRFVELDEYIKLVGENDKKELISFLTELGTKNVPKVLSREISSQEAIKIQKTWPRSTWGQKWIERYIDGCQEIMEHITPDNSVVMWKQLLKVISSVCTRFNGFNSVLSGSYEYFFRYSRSDRFESRTVVQLRTIPWLLNAEGSLVSAKELTLKTISPQYDTTSEEAKELLQFLGIEEEHYEDYLTDEQRAKLELVEALSDIPPEELKRFAEQYRSNKHALTHQTKGDEADEEINSDSENSSVSRIVKDISKRATSIPKSKEISNDGDNEIKMDFDEDDYIKPSIDFSKRIEQAKQRSAKEIAEIAYIDDLTQKAINANKYSFGWFKALLELELLNSSENTANSREISITFSKVEREEGTSRTLVLKHPSRYIPQSMEDLADIPLELHFADKPMVKVAVEVVNVKSYTLRAKLKTNAQIDGVDLSLVTEARIEAKNPVFLLEELRKAFNKLDLSENYDMQRNLCDNIEFVFGPPGTGKTTHLAREVLLPLMKEAEELKVLVLTPTNKAADVLVRRVMEIMDTDHSYADWLVRFGATNDSVIEQSGVFRDKTLDIRDFSRNVTVTTIARFPYDYFLPASNTRVHLSELKWDYIIIDEASMIPLVNIIFPLYKKTPKKFIIAGDPFQIEPITTVGIWKNENIYTMVELKSFSKPTTIPHQYPVKLLTTQYRSIPEIGEVFSQFAYGGVLQHNRTSNSRRQLLIEEFIDIKPLNIIKFPVSKYESVYRPKRLQSKSNYQVYSALFVLEFVKYIASHLARENEEEFFRIGLIAPYRAQADLIDKLIASFKLPPNIDVQVGTIHGFQGDECDIIMALFNPPPAISASKEMFLNKLNIINVSISRARDYLFIVMPDDSTENVENLTMIKRVEKLCKEQQNWIEYESQHMEEKIFGSNTYLEDNSFSTSHQLVNVYGKPEKRYEVRSEDTAVDVQIHE; from the coding sequence ATGAATACTCAAGATGAGATATATTTTGAACAATTATCAAGTCATAGAGAGGGTCTTGCAGACGCTCTCGATGATCCTGCCTTAAGTGGTGTTAAAAATAGTGTGGTTGAAAAATATTCTGATCAAGCACACTTTGTATATGAACTACTACAGAATGCAGATGATGCAGAAGCTACAGCTGCTAGGTTTGTTTTGTACAAAGATAAACTAGTTTTTGCGCATAATGGAGCAAGGCAATTTTCAATTTCTAACCCAAAGACAGAACGTGAAGATGCAGCTAACGGCCAATTAGGAGATATAAACGGGATAACGTCTATTGCTAACTCTTCCAAAAATAAAGCGCCAAATAAAATTGGCAAATTTGGTGTAGGGTTTAAATCTGTGTTTCAGTACACTTTAACACCGCATATTTATGACCCTAACATCTTTTTTAGAATAGATCGTTTTATTGTTCCAAAAAAAATTAGCGAAGATTTCCCTGGCAGGAAGCCATACGAAACACTATTTGTTTTTCCCTTTGATCATTCAGAAAGAAATGCAACAGAAGCATATGAAGATATTTCTGAGAAACTTCGTACATTAGATTATCCGCTTTTATTTCTATCCTGTCTTAAAGAGATATCTTATGAAATTTCAGATGAAGTGGGGTTATATGGCAAATCTGTAGCGAAAAAAGTTCAATTAAACGATACTGTTGCAGAATCCGTTTGCCTGACACAAAATGATGGGGATGAGATATATGATGATAATCTATGGTTATTTTCTCGCAAAGATATAAATGGAAATGTATATTCAGTTGGATTCTTTTTTGATGAAAAAGAAAATCTGATTGCAAAACAACACGCCGCTTTTTGTTTCTTCCCAACAAAAGAGGTAACAGGTTTGAATTTCATCCTTCATGCTCCGTTCCTACTTACAGATAGCCGTGAAGGTATCCGTGCAGGAGTGAAACATAATAAAGAGATGATTGAGTTATTGTCAGCTTTGGCAGCAGATAGCCTTATTTATCTTAGAGATATTGGTAAAGAAAGTGGTCACTCAATTATTAATGATGAGATATTTAAAATTATTCCTTACGATGGAAGTAAGTTTAGTGATGTAAATGATAAAAGAAAGATATCATTCCTGCCATTTTATACAGCTATAAAGGATAAAATGGGTAGCGAAGAATTATTACCAACCGTTGATGGCTATACGTCTACTCAAAATGCGTACTTAGTTGAGTATTCGCAATGGGCTAATAATTGTTTAACCACAAATTTATTCAAAAACTCTCAATTGGCAAGGATAACTGGAAACAAAGATGCCAAATGGGTTTTCTCATCATTATCAAGGGCTGAAGTATTGCGTAATGAAAAGCAGCTTGCAGGATACTTAGATTCGATTACTAATGACTGGTTGGGACAAGATAAAATTATTTCAAAAATAGATTCTGCCTTCATAGAGATGCAAACTATTGAATGGTTGCATGAATTTTACAAGTATATATCTGCTTCAAAAGAACGTATTAAACTTGTACAGAAGAAACCAATTTTTCTAAATCAAGATAGAAAAGCTGTTGCTGCCTTTGATGAAAATGGACAACCTGTTCTATTCTTTCCAGCTGAAGATGTTAACGGATATGAAACTGTTAATACGCTTTTATTAGATAATGAAGACACAGTTGAGTTTATTCGTGGTCTAGGAATTAAGGAGCCTTCGCTTAGAGATGAGATTTACAATATTATTCTACCTAAGTATAAGGCTGGTGGTAAAATTGATACTGACCCACATTTTCGAAAGTTTTTTAAGTATTATAAAGAATGTCCACAATCAGAAATTGAAGACTTTATAGACTTAATCAAGGAGTGTGAATTTGTCAGTTATCGATCTACCGAAGATGCTACAGTTTATCGTGGTAAAGCCAGTGAGTTATATTTTCCCAATGAACTACTTTGCCAATGGTTTAAATCAAAACCAGATACCAGATTTGTAGAGCTAGATGAATATATAAAGCTGGTTGGGGAAAATGATAAAAAAGAATTGATTAGTTTTTTAACCGAGCTTGGTACAAAGAATGTGCCAAAGGTTCTGTCACGTGAAATTAGTTCTCAAGAAGCTATAAAAATACAGAAAACATGGCCTCGTTCGACTTGGGGTCAGAAATGGATAGAACGATACATTGATGGATGTCAAGAGATAATGGAACATATCACACCAGATAACTCGGTTGTTATGTGGAAGCAACTACTCAAAGTTATTTCTTCAGTTTGTACCCGTTTTAATGGCTTCAATAGTGTTTTAAGTGGTAGCTATGAGTATTTTTTTCGTTATTCACGCAGCGATAGGTTTGAATCAAGGACTGTAGTCCAGTTGCGAACAATTCCGTGGCTTCTTAATGCAGAAGGTAGTCTTGTTTCTGCAAAAGAATTAACTTTGAAAACTATTTCTCCACAATATGACACCACCAGTGAGGAAGCAAAAGAACTGTTACAGTTCTTGGGTATTGAAGAAGAACATTATGAGGACTACTTAACAGATGAGCAACGAGCAAAACTTGAACTAGTTGAAGCTCTTTCTGATATTCCACCCGAAGAACTTAAGCGTTTTGCCGAACAATATCGTTCTAATAAACATGCTCTAACTCATCAAACTAAGGGTGATGAAGCTGATGAAGAAATCAATTCTGACTCAGAAAACTCCTCAGTTTCTCGTATAGTAAAGGATATTAGCAAAAGAGCTACATCTATTCCAAAATCTAAAGAAATTAGCAATGATGGTGACAATGAAATTAAAATGGATTTTGACGAGGATGACTATATAAAGCCATCTATAGATTTTAGCAAGAGAATTGAGCAAGCAAAGCAAAGAAGTGCAAAAGAGATAGCAGAAATCGCGTATATTGATGATTTGACTCAAAAAGCCATAAATGCAAATAAGTATTCATTCGGGTGGTTCAAAGCTTTACTTGAACTAGAATTACTAAATAGTAGTGAGAACACGGCTAATAGCAGAGAAATTTCAATAACCTTCTCGAAGGTTGAACGTGAGGAAGGTACCTCTCGAACCCTTGTTTTAAAGCATCCAAGTAGATATATTCCTCAGTCTATGGAAGATCTTGCGGATATTCCTCTTGAATTACATTTTGCTGATAAGCCGATGGTAAAAGTAGCAGTCGAAGTTGTTAACGTAAAATCATATACTTTAAGAGCTAAATTAAAGACTAATGCACAGATTGATGGAGTTGATTTATCACTCGTAACCGAGGCGAGAATTGAGGCAAAGAATCCAGTGTTTCTATTAGAGGAACTACGGAAAGCATTCAACAAACTAGACTTAAGTGAAAATTATGATATGCAACGCAATCTTTGTGATAATATCGAATTTGTTTTTGGGCCGCCTGGTACTGGGAAAACAACGCACCTTGCAAGAGAAGTCCTTCTTCCTCTTATGAAAGAAGCTGAAGAATTGAAAGTCCTTGTTCTCACTCCAACAAACAAAGCGGCAGATGTTCTTGTGCGTCGTGTTATGGAAATTATGGATACTGATCACAGTTATGCTGATTGGCTTGTTAGATTTGGTGCTACTAATGATAGTGTAATTGAGCAGAGCGGTGTTTTTCGTGACAAGACTTTAGATATTAGGGATTTTTCAAGAAATGTAACAGTTACTACAATTGCACGTTTTCCATACGACTATTTCCTTCCAGCTTCAAATACAAGAGTTCATTTGAGTGAGCTTAAGTGGGACTATATAATTATAGATGAAGCGTCAATGATACCATTGGTAAACATTATATTTCCACTTTATAAGAAGACACCTAAGAAATTTATAATTGCAGGAGACCCTTTCCAAATTGAACCAATCACCACTGTGGGTATCTGGAAAAATGAAAATATATATACAATGGTTGAACTAAAATCATTTTCTAAGCCAACAACTATACCTCATCAGTACCCTGTTAAATTACTAACTACTCAATATAGAAGTATACCAGAAATAGGTGAAGTGTTTAGCCAGTTTGCATATGGCGGGGTCTTGCAGCATAACCGTACCTCAAATTCGCGACGACAATTACTGATAGAAGAATTTATTGATATAAAGCCATTAAATATTATAAAATTCCCTGTAAGCAAATATGAGAGTGTTTATCGTCCGAAACGGTTACAAAGTAAAAGTAATTATCAGGTCTATTCGGCACTTTTTGTATTGGAGTTTGTAAAGTATATAGCTTCTCACCTTGCAAGGGAAAATGAAGAAGAGTTCTTTCGTATAGGATTGATAGCACCTTATCGTGCTCAAGCTGATTTGATTGATAAATTGATAGCATCTTTCAAGCTTCCTCCAAATATCGATGTACAAGTAGGGACAATCCACGGATTTCAAGGTGATGAATGTGACATTATTATGGCATTATTTAACCCACCACCAGCTATATCCGCTTCAAAAGAAATGTTTCTCAATAAGCTCAATATTATAAATGTTTCAATAAGTAGAGCTAGAGATTATTTGTTCATAGTAATGCCAGATGATTCTACAGAGAATGTTGAAAATCTGACTATGATAAAGAGAGTTGAAAAACTATGCAAGGAACAGCAAAACTGGATTGAATATGAATCTCAACATATGGAAGAAAAGATTTTTGGAAGTAATACCTATCTTGAAGATAATTCATTTTCAACAAGTCATCAGTTGGTTAACGTATATGGTAAGCCTGAAAAACGTTATGAGGTAAGAAGTGAAGATACTGCTGTAGATGTTCAAATACACGAATAA
- a CDS encoding AAA family ATPase, giving the protein MGKKIIKHISIRVPWHDNGWSGTVCLNPSHNDSCLRLRRIAEQREDELEEEVAGKSIEFLEQNKWPCCIAERGTFMAPFEFERFVSHPYKDSSPETHGHFAPTLLKYPAYSAAAVPFGWMMKENYKYLKEELGLKVDISKEPELPFKTIWYQSKYNQREIMNYFFSEIEVGESLCIFYAKQVPFVEDSKRVIIGIGKVKGMLPAKEYDYTEARDTKAMLWETMIKHSIRPDFKEGFIMPYAELIEYSKENPTFDINEVVAFAPDERREEFSYATEHVTHDAAINALLSCASALTKIKDYISGPWDRGLNWINEQLSEVWQMRGAYPGLGAALNAFGIELGMFVAKEIMEKIGEEEDPWLYIDKMFMDPKKHLSPQLASRIGKTLQETWSVLSEERKSLLKLLSRFELTSLQAQLLYVQEEREQKLIKGTDSELLANPYLIYESTRNCIEKVSLSTIDMGVFPIESIQKKFPLQEPSAVDTGTDKRRVRALTINLLETAALEGHTLQPKGLIIQKIRNLSIEPACQINSDIMQVVENYFEGAIELVEMADGSRAYQLKRLAQMDDIIRREITKRLGGKRISINEDWRAAVDRAFGSLASMPIKERDKEERARVEKTKILEELSQSRFSILIGPAGTGKTTLLSILCSQKDIAAGGVLLLAPTGKARVRVEEVIKELGEKLTGNIDIKACTLAQHLGKSKRFDYRTQQYKLSDRPAEEAPRTVIIDESSMLTEEMLAALIQSLKGVHRLILVGDPSQLPPIGPGRPFVDIVAKLKPSNIETIFPKVAQGYGELTIPRRQTGEDRSDLRMAEWFSGRSMAAAEDDIFEEVLKNNSSSRIQFIKWDTNEQLESLLLETLVKELKLKDKEDIVNFDKSLGAIEANGYTYFNKGTAKTAEKWQILSPVKTMPQGVFQINRLIHETFKRSTVESANYKWRKIPKPMGIEEIVYGDKVINVANHRRDNVWPEEGAQEYLANGEIGVVQGQFKTKNMKGLPWELKIEFSSQIGYHYGFSDKDFGEEREATLELAYALTVHKAQGSQFGIVVLVLPNPCRLLSRELLYTALTRQEERIIVLHQGVISDLKKYASEVYCEAAKRYTNLFEAPSIVEVQNTFLEERLIHRTARGELVRSKSEVIIADHLFEKGIDYSYEKPLIVRGVTRYPDFTIEDDASGETYYWEHCGMMFDTDYRQRWEAKKELYRENGIVPVEEGGNLIITEDTENGGIDSKKIRDIIDRLF; this is encoded by the coding sequence TTGGGTAAGAAGATAATTAAACATATATCTATAAGAGTGCCTTGGCATGATAATGGGTGGTCAGGAACAGTATGTCTTAATCCAAGCCATAATGACTCCTGCTTAAGGTTAAGGAGAATAGCAGAGCAAAGAGAAGATGAACTTGAAGAAGAGGTAGCTGGTAAATCTATAGAGTTTCTTGAACAAAATAAATGGCCATGCTGTATTGCAGAAAGAGGAACTTTTATGGCTCCTTTTGAATTTGAAAGGTTTGTATCACATCCTTACAAGGATTCTTCACCAGAAACGCATGGTCACTTTGCACCAACTTTGCTAAAGTATCCAGCTTATTCTGCAGCAGCAGTTCCTTTTGGTTGGATGATGAAGGAAAATTATAAGTATTTAAAAGAAGAATTAGGACTAAAAGTTGATATTTCAAAGGAGCCTGAGCTTCCCTTTAAAACTATTTGGTATCAATCTAAATATAATCAAAGAGAGATTATGAATTACTTTTTCTCGGAAATAGAAGTTGGAGAATCTCTTTGTATATTTTATGCTAAACAAGTACCTTTTGTAGAGGATTCAAAAAGAGTCATCATAGGTATCGGAAAAGTAAAGGGAATGCTTCCAGCTAAAGAGTATGATTATACAGAGGCAAGAGATACAAAAGCTATGTTGTGGGAAACCATGATAAAGCACTCAATAAGACCAGATTTTAAGGAAGGCTTTATTATGCCCTATGCAGAGCTTATAGAATATTCAAAAGAAAATCCAACTTTTGATATAAATGAAGTTGTAGCCTTTGCACCAGATGAAAGAAGAGAGGAGTTTTCTTATGCCACTGAACATGTTACTCATGATGCAGCTATAAATGCTTTACTTTCCTGTGCTAGTGCTTTAACTAAGATTAAAGACTACATAAGTGGTCCTTGGGATAGAGGTTTAAATTGGATAAATGAACAACTCTCTGAAGTATGGCAGATGAGAGGAGCTTATCCTGGCTTGGGAGCAGCATTAAATGCCTTTGGAATTGAACTTGGTATGTTTGTTGCAAAAGAAATAATGGAGAAGATTGGAGAAGAGGAAGATCCTTGGCTATATATAGATAAAATGTTTATGGATCCGAAAAAGCATCTTTCACCACAATTAGCCTCAAGAATAGGTAAAACCTTGCAAGAAACCTGGAGTGTACTATCTGAAGAGAGAAAGTCCTTATTAAAGCTTCTGAGCAGATTTGAGTTAACCTCACTACAAGCACAGCTGCTTTATGTCCAAGAAGAAAGAGAGCAAAAATTAATTAAAGGTACTGATAGTGAACTACTTGCTAATCCTTATCTAATTTACGAGTCAACTAGAAATTGCATTGAGAAGGTTAGTTTATCCACTATTGATATGGGAGTGTTTCCTATAGAAAGTATTCAAAAGAAGTTTCCGCTTCAAGAACCTTCAGCTGTTGATACAGGTACAGATAAAAGAAGAGTTAGGGCGCTTACTATTAACTTACTTGAAACTGCTGCTTTAGAAGGACATACACTTCAGCCAAAAGGACTTATTATACAAAAAATAAGAAATCTTTCAATTGAGCCTGCTTGCCAAATTAATAGTGATATTATGCAGGTTGTTGAAAATTACTTTGAGGGCGCAATTGAACTAGTAGAAATGGCAGATGGCTCTAGAGCCTATCAACTTAAAAGGCTTGCTCAAATGGATGATATTATAAGAAGGGAAATTACTAAGAGATTAGGTGGTAAACGAATTAGTATAAATGAAGACTGGAGAGCAGCAGTTGACCGTGCCTTTGGATCTTTGGCTAGTATGCCTATTAAGGAACGAGATAAGGAAGAAAGAGCAAGAGTAGAGAAAACTAAAATTTTAGAGGAATTGTCACAGTCAAGATTTTCAATATTAATAGGACCAGCTGGTACTGGTAAAACTACGTTATTATCAATATTATGCAGTCAAAAAGATATAGCAGCAGGCGGAGTGTTACTTCTAGCACCAACAGGAAAAGCAAGAGTTCGTGTAGAAGAAGTAATAAAAGAATTAGGAGAAAAACTTACTGGCAATATTGATATTAAGGCATGTACTTTGGCACAACATCTAGGTAAAAGTAAAAGATTTGATTATAGAACACAACAGTATAAATTGTCTGATAGACCGGCAGAGGAGGCACCAAGGACAGTAATAATTGATGAAAGTTCCATGCTAACAGAAGAAATGCTTGCAGCTTTGATTCAATCTTTAAAAGGGGTTCATAGGTTAATACTTGTAGGCGATCCAAGTCAATTGCCTCCAATTGGACCGGGTAGACCTTTTGTTGATATAGTAGCAAAGTTGAAGCCTAGTAATATAGAAACTATATTTCCTAAAGTCGCACAAGGTTATGGAGAATTAACCATTCCTAGAAGACAGACAGGAGAGGATAGATCAGATTTAAGAATGGCTGAATGGTTTAGCGGCAGATCAATGGCAGCTGCAGAAGATGATATCTTTGAGGAAGTTTTGAAAAACAATTCATCCTCAAGAATACAATTTATTAAATGGGATACCAATGAGCAACTCGAAAGTCTTTTACTTGAAACCTTAGTGAAGGAACTTAAACTAAAAGATAAAGAGGATATTGTTAACTTTGATAAATCTTTAGGAGCAATTGAAGCCAATGGTTATACTTACTTTAATAAAGGCACAGCAAAGACTGCAGAAAAATGGCAGATTTTATCACCAGTTAAAACCATGCCACAAGGTGTATTTCAAATAAATAGGCTTATACATGAGACTTTTAAGAGAAGTACTGTTGAGTCTGCAAATTATAAATGGAGAAAGATACCTAAACCTATGGGTATAGAGGAGATAGTGTATGGTGATAAAGTAATTAATGTTGCTAATCACAGAAGAGATAATGTATGGCCTGAAGAAGGTGCGCAAGAGTATTTGGCAAATGGAGAAATTGGAGTTGTTCAAGGACAATTTAAGACTAAAAACATGAAAGGATTACCTTGGGAACTTAAGATTGAATTTTCTTCCCAAATTGGTTATCACTATGGCTTTTCAGATAAAGATTTTGGAGAAGAGAGAGAAGCTACACTTGAATTAGCTTATGCTCTTACGGTTCATAAGGCTCAAGGAAGTCAGTTTGGTATAGTTGTACTTGTATTGCCTAATCCTTGTAGGCTTTTATCAAGAGAATTATTATATACAGCTCTTACAAGACAAGAGGAAAGAATTATAGTTTTACATCAAGGAGTAATTTCTGATCTGAAGAAGTATGCTTCTGAAGTCTATTGTGAGGCTGCTAAAAGATATACAAACCTCTTTGAAGCTCCTTCAATAGTTGAAGTTCAAAATACTTTCCTTGAGGAAAGACTTATACATCGTACAGCTAGAGGAGAGCTTGTTAGATCTAAATCTGAGGTCATTATTGCAGATCATTTATTTGAAAAAGGCATAGATTATTCCTACGAAAAGCCACTAATTGTACGTGGCGTTACCCGTTATCCAGATTTCACTATTGAAGATGATGCTTCAGGAGAAACTTATTATTGGGAGCATTGCGGAATGATGTTTGATACTGATTATAGACAAAGATGGGAAGCTAAGAAAGAGCTCTATAGGGAAAATGGTATAGTACCTGTAGAAGAAGGTGGAAATCTTATAATAACTGAAGATACTGAAAATGGCGGTATTGATTCTAAGAAGATTAGGGATATAATCGATAGGTTGTTTTAG
- a CDS encoding DNA/RNA nuclease SfsA yields the protein MQQTTIIEAKSIIGVKREVTFPNVPMERAIHQLEKLGELLNKGYRVQYYFVSLSPIVRKVIIDDYYKEYKELLRTCVEEGLSIKGITLQYNGSEIIAREGLKIEF from the coding sequence ATACAACAGACAACTATAATAGAGGCAAAATCAATAATCGGAGTAAAACGTGAGGTAACTTTTCCTAATGTACCAATGGAGAGAGCTATTCACCAATTAGAGAAGCTTGGAGAGCTACTTAATAAAGGGTATAGAGTACAGTATTATTTTGTTTCTCTTAGTCCTATAGTAAGAAAGGTAATTATAGACGACTACTATAAGGAATATAAAGAACTTTTAAGAACTTGTGTTGAGGAAGGCCTAAGCATTAAGGGGATAACTTTGCAATATAATGGGAGTGAAATTATAGCTAGAGAAGGCTTAAAAATTGAGTTTTAA